Proteins encoded within one genomic window of Panicum virgatum strain AP13 chromosome 1N, P.virgatum_v5, whole genome shotgun sequence:
- the LOC120654827 gene encoding protein GLUTAMINE DUMPER 2-like: MWPAGGEHPMAMGYVPAAAASPSSSATLQAPHSPWQSPVPFLFGGLAAMLGLIALALLALACSYWKLSGSLLADGESEGAARHGGAGSRRGDGKAAAAGEAGPAGDRWREHVVVIMAGDERPTFLATPASSSVRALDADDLALGVGCGGGSEEGRCVECGDRSRPAGDELMIRSEQSDYSGSFVISER; the protein is encoded by the coding sequence ATGTGGCCTGCAGGCGGCGAGCACCCCATGGCCATGGGCTacgtccccgcggcggcggcgtcgccgagctcgagcgcgaCGCTGCAGGCGCCGCACTCGCCGTGGCAGTCCCCGGTGCCGTTCCTCTTCGGCGGGCTGGCCGCGATGCTGGGGCTCATCGCGCTGGCGCTGCTAGCCCTGGCCTGCTCCTACTGGAAGCTCTCCGGCAGCCTCCTCGCCGATGGGGAGTCGGAAGGCGCCGCGCGGCATGGCGGCGCGGGGAGCCGGCGTGGCGACGggaaggccgcggcggccggcgaggccgggcccgccggGGATCGCTGGCGGGAGCACGTGGTGGTCATCATGGCCGGCGACGAGAGGCCGACGTTCCTCGCCACGCCGGCGTCGTCTTCGGTCCGGGCCCTGGACGCCGACGACCTGGCCTTGGGCGTGGGCTGCGGTGGCGGCTCCGAGGAGGGGCGGTGCGTGGAGTGCGGGGACAgatcgcggccggccggcgacgagctGATGATCCGAAGCGAGCAGAGTGATTATAGTGGTAGTTTTGTAATCAGTGAGAGATGA